GGCCGCACGGCCGCCTGGAACCTCGTCTCCACCGGCACCGGGTTCACCGCCGCGCACATCGGCTGGGACAGCGGCGTGAACGGCGGCTTCCCGGCGCACCGCACGATCAACGTCCGCGGTGACTTCACCGGCGACGGGCGCGGCGACGTCGCGGTGTTCCGGGAGGACCCCGACCGGAGGGTCCGGCTCTACGTGCTGCGCTCGGACGGCAACCGGTTCGTGGTGGAAGCCGAGTCCTGGTCGGGCACGACCTACCGGCTGTCGTACCTGAAGGTGGTCGCCGGCGACTTCGACGGTGACGGCGACGACGACATCGCGGCCTTCCAGGGCCAGCAGGGCGAGCAGACCAAACTCTGGGTGCACACCGCGAACGGCGGCCGGTTCGGCGAGCCGGTGCTGCGCTGGGACAGCGGCGCGGGCAACCTCGACGTGACCGCGACGAGCTTCGTCGCGGGCGACTTCGACGGCGACGGCCGCGCCGACCTCGGCCACCTGCGCGGTCACGACGGGGCGCGGACCGAGCTGTGGGTCCAGCACGGCTTCGCCGACCCGGTGCTGCGGTGGGACAGCGGCGCGGGCAACCTCAACCGCGCGAGCGCGACCTTCCTCGCCGCCGACGTGACCGGCGACGGCACGGGGCGCGACGAGGTCGTGGTCATGTCGGACCGCGGCGGCAACACCGCCCGGCTCGACGTGCTCGCCCCCGACGGCGGCACCTGGACCAGCCGGGTCTGGTGGACCGGCACGTCCTTCGACACCAACGCGGCGGTCGTGTCGGCCGGTGACTTCTCCGGCGACGGCAGGGCCGACGTCGCCGCGCTGTACGCGACGGGCGACGGCAACCGCCGGGTCTACACGTTCGTGTCGACCGGGACGTCCTTCGCGGACAAGCGCGCCGACTGGGAAGGCCGGATCGGCGACACCAGGACGCCGTTCTACGTCGAGCCCGACAAGGTGTACCGGATCCAGCCCAAGCACAGCGAGAAGTGCATCGGTGTCGCGAACACCGCCAAGGACACCGTGCTGACCCAGTCCGACTGCGTGACCGGCAACAAGAACCAGCAGTTCACGATCGAGCGGCAGGGCGCCACGGACTACTTCATGCTCAGGGTCGTCTCCTCGAAGCTGTGCGCGGACGTGAAGACGTGGCAGCACGCCGACGACGCGCCCGTGCTGCAGTGGACGTGCAACGGCGCCGGTTTCCCGCAGGCGAACCAGCAGTTCCTCTTCGACTACGTCGAGGGCGGCGGCGTGGACGTCGCGGTCCGGCCCCGGCCCGCGCACAGCGGGAAGTGCCTGGACATCAGCGGCGCGAGCCAGGGCAACGGCGCCGCCCTCATCCAGTGGGCGTGCGGCGACGCCACGAAGTCGAACCAGCTGTTCTACCTGCGCCCGGAACCGTGACGCGACCTCGTGGCCCGGGTGCTGCCGCGCGCCGCCTATGCTGGCCTCATGCGCTGGGGCGGCAGGGGGACCATCCCGGCGCTGGACCTCGCGGCGGCCCTCGCCATGGTCGCCACGGCGTGGCTGGTCGGCCGGCAGTACGCGCCGACGAGCTGGGGCGCGGACCCGGTGGCCTACGGGCTCACCGCGGTGGTCTTCCTGCCGTTCGCGCTGCGCAGGCGTGCGCCGGTGCTCGTCCTGGCGACGAGCACCGCGGCGCTGGCCGTGTTCCTGGCGCTCGGCTACGTCCAGCTCGCGCTCAACTTCTGGGGGCCGGTCCTCCTGCTCTACACGGTCGCGGCGCTGCGCCCGCCCAGGACCACCGCCGCGTGCACCGCGGCGGTGGCGCTGACGCTGCTGTGGGCGGCGCTGGTGACGGGCCTGCCCTGGTACATCGCGATGGCGGAGGCCGTGGTGATCCCGGCGGTGGCGTGGGCGATGGGCAACGTGGGCCGTGAGCTGGCGCTGCGCAACCGGCAGCTCGCCGTGCTGACCGAGCGGCTGCGCACCGAGCAGGAGCTGCGGACCGAGCGCGCGTTGACCGAGGAGCGGTTGCGCATCGCCCGGGAGCTGCACGACGTCGTCGCGCACCACATGTCGGTGATCGCCGTGCAGACCGGGTTGGCCAAGTACGTCTTCGACGACGACCCGCCGACCGCGCGGGCCGCCGTGGACACCATCGGCGCCACCAGCCGGGAGGCGCTGCGCGAGATGCGCAGGCTGCTGATGGTGCTGCGCACCGACGACGAGCCCGGCGACACCGCGCTGACCCTGGCGCACCTGCCCGAGCTGGTCGAGCGCACGCGCGCGGCGGGCCTGCCGGTCACCCTCGACCTGGCGCCGCCGGAGGTCGAGCGGTTGCCGCCGGGCCTGCAGCTGTGCGCCTACCGGGTCGTGCAGGAGGCGCTCACCAACGTGATCAAGCACGCCGGGCTGGCCGCCACCGCCGTGCGGGTGCGCCGCGAGGCCGACCGGCTCACCGTGCGCGTCGCGAACGAGCCGGGCCCGCCGTCGACGGGCGACGCCGGCACCGGGCACGGCCTGCTCACCATGACCGAGCGGGCCGCGCTCTACCAGGGGACCCTGTCCGCGGGCCCCCGCGCGGACGGCGGCTTCGTGGTCGAGCTCACGCTGCCGATCACCCCGGACGAGAAGGCGCCGACGATATAAGTGTCGGTGATGAGGGGATTGCCCGGAGCCACGGTCCTGGTCGTCGACGACGAGGTGCTGATCCGCGCCGGCCTGGCCGCGCTGCTGCGCGCCGCGCCCGGCCTGGAGGTCGTCGGCGAGGCGGCGGACGGCCACGAAGCCGTCGCGCTCGCCGCCGCGACCAGACCCGACGTGGTCCTGATGGACATCAGGATGCCCGGCCTGGACGGCATCGCGGCCACCGGCCGCATCCTGGCCGACGCGCCCGACCCCAAGCCGCGCGTCATCGTGCTGACCACGTTCGACCTGGACGAGTACGTCTACGCCGCGCTGCGCGCCGGCGCCTCGGGCTTCCTGCTGAAGGAGACCGAGCCGCACCAGGTGATCGCCGCGGTCGAGGCCGTCGCCGCCGGGGACGTGCTGTTCGCGCCGTCGGTCATGCAGCGGCTCGTCGAGGCGTACGTCCGGCAACCGCGCCGCGTGCCGACACCGGCCCCGCCCGGCCTCGGCCGGCTGACCCCGCGGGAGCTGGAGATCCTCCGGCTCGTGGCGACCGGTCGGACCAACCACGAGATCGCCGACGCGCTCACCGTCAGCGAGGCCACGATCAAGACGCACCTCAACCGCACCATGACCAAACTGGGCCTCACCAGCCGGGCGCAAGCCGTCGTGGTGGCCTACGAGACAGGTCTGGTCATCCCTCGTCACCAGGTCTGATCGGGTTCAGGAGTCCCCGCGGACCCGGAGGTGCCACAGCTGCGCCCCGACGCCGGTGCAGTTCCACAGCTGCGCCTGGACGCCGTTGTCGAGCGCGCCCCGCGGGAGGTCGAGGCAGAGGCCGTCGTCGTTCCCCGTCGCGAAAAGGTAGGTCGAACGGCCCACCCCGGACGGCTTCCAGTCCTGCGCCCCGGTGCTGTTGCAGCTCCAGAGCCGGACCAGGTCGCCGGGGGCCGCCGAGGTGTTGCCGTTGGGCACGTCGAGGCACTTCGAGGAGCCGGCCTTCGCGACGGAGAACAGGCCGCCTCCCCGGGCGACCGCCCTGAACTCCTGGGCCGGCCTGGCGCTGTCGCACGGCTGCTGCACGACCCGGGTCCCGTCCGCGGTCGAGTTCCCCTCCGCGGTGAGGCACTTCCCGCTCTTGAGGTTGGTGATCTGGTAGGTCACCGCGGTGCTGACGCCGCCGGCGTCCGACGAGCCGTAGGTCGGTCCCGTGGCGAAGAAGGCCGTGCAGTGGTCGCCGACCCGGTCGGTCGCGAGGTGCAGCACGCGCGAGCCGTCCGCGGAAGGCAGGAGCGGCGAGCTGTAGTTCTGGCACGTCGTGTGGGCTTCGTCGGTGCCGAAGCCCGTGATCCTCACCGGTGAGTCGAGCTCGTACCAGCGGCCGAGCCCGTTGCTGCTGTTGGCGAAGACCGTGCTCCCGCTCTGCGGGTGCAGGACCGGGGCCGGACCGGTGTCGGGATCGCCCTCGGTGTCGGCGGCGCGCACCAGCCGCCCGATCAGCAGCAGCCGTCCGTTGGGACTGCCGCCCGGCGCCCAGGCGAGCGTGGGCGCGTGGACGAAGTGCCTGCCGTCCGCGGTCTTCGCGACCGTCCCGCGATCCGTCACCGAGCCCCAGTCCCAGCCGTCCGGCGAGGTGCGGGTGTACACCCGGCAACCGTGACCCCCTTCCGCGACCGGTTCGAGGTTGCAGTACTCGTAGGCCATGACGGACGTGCCATTCGGCAGCCGACGCACGACGGCCATGCCCGGCGAGTCCTCCAGGTGCAGCTCGGCGTCGGCGCGGGCGTCCACCGCGACGGTGTTGACCGTCGGTCCCCAGGTCTGCCCACCGTCGACGGACTTCCGGCGGGCGAGCACCTGCCCGTACCGGGGTTGCTGGGTCTTGTCGGAGAAGTGGACCACGAGCTCGCCGGCGTCGGTCACCGCGAACTCCGGCTCCCAGACGCCGTGGCCCGCGGTCCCGGTCACGATCGGCGTGGGCACCCTCTGCCAGCCGCGGCCGTGGTCGGTGCTCTTCCACGCCACGATCCGGGAGTTCGGGTTCGGCCGATCACGCCCGCCGCGGACGGCGTTGATCGAGGTGGCCCAGATCAGCGTGCCCGCCGGGCTCGCGCCGAGCTGCCGGGGGAACTCGAACAGCGTCGAACTGCCGGACCACTCGCCCGGACCCGGTTCGGTCCGGATGGTCGCGATCGGGTGGAACGAGGCGCCGCCGTCGGTGCTCTCGTGGATCGTCCCGCTGTCGTCGGTGTTGGTCGAGGCGAGGATCCGGCCCTGGTGCGCGGCGTCGGCGTGCTCCAGCCGGATCACGCGCGGGTACGTCGACGTCCCGTCCGCGAGGGCGACACCGCCGACGACGTTCACCGGGGTCAGCAGCGCGGCCGTGACCAGCCCGACAAGTGCCAGCACCTCGACTCCGATCAGGGTCCGACTCGATCCTCCAGCCGAGGCTAGTGCGGCCGCCACACCGCGCAGAACCCTTTCCGGCAGCGTGGAAACGCCCCTGGTCACGTGCCGTGCGTGGTCCCGTGCCCTGGGCTGCGCGCCGGTGTCGCAGCGGCGCTCGACCGACCTGCTCCGCCGCACCGGTTCCGGGTGGACCTCTATCCACAGCCCGGGCCGGACGGCGAGGTGCGGGTGCTGGAGACCAACGCGAACCGCCCGAGCGGACTCGATATCGCCGGCGGTCCGGTGTGAGCGTGGCGCCCACTGCTGGAACGGCCAGGGGCGTCACCGCCGGCACCGCCCCGACACGTGGGACCAAGCCGTGGACACCACCTCGCGCGAGGCACGGCTGGTGCAGCGGTACTGCCCGACCACCTGCCGGCCAGGCGAGAGGTAGTGCCACTTACCCCGATAGGGGGACGCGGGTCGGGCCGCTGGCACCTCGGTAGGCGTTGTCCGTCCAGCACGGGTGCCGGTTCCGGCGAGGGCGCCGATGATGCCGTGGGTGCGGGCCGCGGTGAAATCGTGGGTCGAGCCGTGCAGTGGGGGCGAGGCATGCCGACCGGACAGGTCGATCGCGGATGGGTGGAAGGGACTCGATGCCCCTGGTGCCGGCCTCGCTCTTGGTCGAGAAGTCGTCTACCGGGAACTCCGCCATGTCTCCACCACGGCCACAGTCCACGTCGCCAGGTCGGAAGGGCTTACTGACTGGTAGGCAACCGCGCGAGTGCTTCCGCCACGGTGCTTCCCTCGGTGGACCCCGATGCGCGGTACAACTCCAGTGCGGCGTTCCACCGGCGCCGCGCTTCGTCGAGATCACCTGCCGACGCGGCGAGCGCACCGAGTTCTTGAAGTGCGCGTGCCTCCTCGTGCTTGCTGCCGCAAGACCTCGCGTGCAGAGCGGCCTGGCGGAACGCGATCTCGGCCAGGAGGTGGTCACCTGCGCGGTGCCGGATCCGACCGAGCCTGCCGAACCCCTCGGCCGCGTCCAGTTCCGAGCCGAGTCCGATCGCGATGTCGACAGCCTCCTCGATGTGCTCGACCGCGTCGTCGAAGTGGCCCAGTTCCGTCTCCACGAGGGCCATGCTGCGCAACGTGATCCCGACGTTCCGGTGCGCGCCGCTGCCGCGGTACCAGTCGAGCGCGAGCTTCTGGTTGCGCAGCGCGGCCGCGAATTCGCCGCGCCGGCGGAGTACGGCCGCCTCGTTGGCGAGTGCGTTGCTTCTCCCATGCCCATCGCCGAGTTCTTCGAACAGCTCCAGCGCCCGCCGGTAGTGCTCCACCGCTTCGTCCAGTTCGTTCATCTCGACCAGCACCATGCCGAGGTTGTTGCGGGTGCGTGCTTCGGCGAGCGGGTCATTCGCGCGAACGCACGCGAGGAGCGCTTGTCGATGGGTGGTCAACCAGCCGTCGAGAGCTTTGGTCAGGAAGTAGTAGTCCCGCAGCGCATATGCGAGCTGCCAGCGCCGCCCGTCCAGCATCGGGTCGTCGATGGCGCACATCGCTTCGAGGTTCCGACGTTCGAGGTCGAGCCACCGCAGCGCGTCCTGGCGATCCCGGATGTCGAGAAGGGCTGCTGCTCGTCCGCTGAGCGGGAAGCGGAGCCGGTGTGGCATGACGATCCGCCCGACGCGGTCCGCCATGTGCAGGTAGTGGTCGAACAACCGCACGACCGCGGCTTGTCGGTCCTCGACGGTGTCGACCAGGTCGCACGTCTCCCGCGCGTAGATGCGCAGCAGGTCGTGCAGGCCGAAGCGGTCGGATCCCAGGTCGAGGACGAGGTGCCTGCGCGCCAACGACCGCAGTAGCGTGGTGGCGGTGAGGTGCGAGTCGTCGAGAAGCGCGGCCACGGCGTTCGCGCTGAACTCCGCACCGGGGTGCAACCCGAGTAATCGGAATGCCCTGGCCTCCGGTGCCGGCAGTGATCGAACGGACCAGGAGAACACGGTTCGCACCGCGGAACGGGCGTCGTCGTCGTGGGTGTCGAGCACATCGAGGCGCGCGTGTTCATCGGCGAGGTCGGCCACGACGCCGTCGAGGTCGGTGGACGGGAAGCGGCTGATCCGCTCGGACACGATGCGCAACGCCAGCGGCAGTCCGGCGCACAACCGCACCAACGTGCCTGCGATGGGGTGACGGGCCCGATCGCCGATCTGTGCGCGCAGGAGCGTCATGCCGGCGTCTTCGGCCAGTGGCTCGACCCGGAGCGCGGTGGCCGCGTGCTGGACCACGAGTCCGCTGAGCTGATGGCGGCTGATCACGACCACCACACCCCCGGCGGGACCCGGCAGCAGTGGCCGGACGTGGTCCGCGGACAGCGCGTTGTCCAGCACGACGAGTGCCCGGCGTCCGCTCATCAACGTCCGGAAGTGCGCGGCGCGTTCTTCGACCGTGGCCAGTTCTTCCGGTCGCGCATACCCGAGCGCGCGCAGGAAGGCCGCCAACGCGTCCTGCGGGCGCAGCGGCTCGCCTCCTCCGAAACCGTGCAGGTCGACGTAGAGCTGCCCGTCGGGGAACTCGTGGATCACGCGGTTCGCCCAGTGCAGCACGAGTGCCGTCTTGCCGACACCGGCCATGCCGGACAGGACGACGAGCCCGCTGGGCGGCAGCGCGTCCAGCCGGGCGAGCAGATCCTCACGGCCGGTCAGCCCGCCGCCGTCAGCCGGGAGCTGACGGGGTACGGTCCTCGTGGAGGCGTGCGTCGTGATGTGCACATCACCGTGGATGGCGCCGGCTTGCACGGCGACCGTCGCATCACCGGTGAGGCTGTTGTGCGCGTTGTGCCCAGGAGTCATGACCCGATTGTCGACTCGTCCGGCTGTGGGCACGACCGTCCGAAGAGTGCGGGCAGGTCAGAACGCGCTCTCGACTTCGACCTTGTAGTCCTGGTAGCCGCCGACCGCGTCCGACGTCGTCAAGGTGAAGGTCTTCGTCTGCTGCGGCGCGAGGTCGTTCACCGCACCGCTCCCCGTGCCGAGAATCCTGCGGTTCGCGTCGTAGAAGGTGACTTTGAGGACCAAGTGCTGGGGGGAAGACCCGGTGTTGTGCGCCTCGCCGTACACCTTGTGGTCGGGAGTGACGGTGAAGTTGCCCAGTTGGACGCCGTCGTCACCCGTTTGCCTCAGGCCGGTGACCGGAGGTGTCGAAGCAACCCCGGTGTTCGTCGTCACGACCGGTGGGGTGAGGTCGCCCGCCTCGAGCCAGTCGCTCCCGCGCAGGTCGACCGCGCACCCGACGTCGGACAGGCGCTGGGCGAGGAGCTTGCGCGGTGCGGGGTCGTTGTTCAACCGCACCACGAAATGCCCGTCGAGGTCCGTGAACCTCCGCACCTTGCCGAGTTCGACCAGGATCGTGCGCTCCGGGATCAACATCATCGCCATGCCGGTCTCGTAGATGACGTTCGGACGGGCCTGTCCCGCGGGCTGCGTCTCCGGGTCGTGTTCGTCGTCGGCGTGTTCGGCCTTGAGCTGCACGACGTCGTCCGGCGTGGCGAGCACGATCACGGCGCGGCCCTTGCCCAGGACGGCTTGGAGGGCATCGCCGATCTTCGGTGAGCCCTGCCGGACCTCGGCCAGCACCTGGGACCACTCCAGCGGCTGCAGGCCGATCGCCCGCAGGAAGTCGAACAGCGCACGTCGCGCTTTCTTGTCGCGTCCGTGGATCACGAAGACCGTGCGATCCCTGTCCGGCTCGGGCACCGGCTCCTCCTGGACTTCGCGGTAGGACAGCGCTTCGGCGGACGAAGCCTGTTGGTCGAGCCTGGCGCGGGCCTCCAGCAGCAGTTGCTTCTGCGTCGTGAGAGGACCCTTGAACCGGTCGGTGTAGGGGTGCTGCCAGTAACTGAGCAGACCTTGGTGCTCACTCGGCCGCTTCTGCCGACCACCGAAGAACTTCGGCCGGGGCTTCACGGGCTCGTGGAGGAAGTGCTTGATGCGGTATTGCAGCGTGCGGACGCTGCCTTCGTACTCGAAGCGGAACTTCTCGCGCAAGTCGCTCGGCAGCAGCAAGAGGCAGCTCGTGAACCATTCGTCGTAAGCGTCACCGAGCTGCTTCGCCGTGCGCGCCCCTGCGGCGACGTCGTCGATCTGCACCTGCTGGGCCAACCGGTCGAGCACCGGGATCCGGTCGATGAGCTCGTCCAGCCTGCTCGACCGGGCCTTCGCCTCCACGTGGCGAGTCTATCCAACGAGCCCGCGTCACGAACGGAGGACTTCGATCAACCGATCGATGCTGGCCGGTCCCAGGTACTCGACCCGCTGCTTGATCCGGATGCTCCCGGGCAGGTCGTCCACGTCGAAGTCCTGGTCGATCACCAGGATCTGGATCGCCCGGTCGACGGGATTCTTGACCTGGAGATGCGTGAAGATCGCCGTTTCCAGCGCCGTCCAGGCGGATTTCGAGTACGAGCGGCTGGCGAAGATGAGTATTCGCCGGCTGTGCTTGACCCCGTACTCGATGGTGCTCAGGGTCGTGTCGCCCGGCCACATGTCCTTGTCGTCGTACCAGCACTCCAGGCGCGCTTCCTCCAAGCGCTTCAGCACCTCGAGGACGACGGGTTTGTCCTCGCTGGAGTGGCACAGGAACACGTCGTACCGGTAGTCGTCCTCGGACCGTCGGCCGACGCGGGACAGCACCTTGAACAGGGCGTCCTTCTGCCGGCCGGTCAGTTCGTCGACGTCCTTGGGGTCGATGCGCAGGATTTTCGGTGATGCGAGGGGTGATGCGAGGTTGGTGTAGGTGCGCGGCGGGACCTGCAGGTCGTGCAGGTCGATCCAGATGATCGGGAACTCCCGCCCGTCCAGCTCGTGGTTGGTCTCGGTGCGCAGCGTGCCGGCGACGAGGATGCACAGGCCCTTGGGCCGATCCTGCGGAGCGATGTTGTCCAGGGAGACCCGGAACGTGGTGAGCGGCACGAGCTCGCAATACCTGCGCAGGGGCTGGAGCGGGTCGTCCGGGGAGTCCGGCCCGACCGTGAGGGGACCGATCGGGTTGCCCTTGGGACCCGCCAGGTACGAGACGTTGTCGCTGACGTGTTCGAGGATGCGTTCGCTGATGTACGCGTAGAACTGGGTGGCCGCGGCCTTGCCCACGTCGTCGTCCCCGAGCAGCTTCGACTGGACGTCGAGGTTGTTGAACGACAGCAACGACACGTCCGTCAGCGCCACCAGGTCGGCGGTGCGGTGGCGCCCCAGCGCGAAGGCGAAGTCGCCGACGATCTCGCCCACGTCGTAGGGGTACATCGGTGCGGCGTCGCCGTGGTAGCCCTTGCCCTCGGAGTTGTACACGCCGACCTGGCCGCGCAGGATGACGAACAGGGAGTCACCGGGTTCGTCGAAACGGCAGATGAACTCGCCCTCGGTCCGCTCCACGAGCTGGCCCAGCTTCAGCATGCTCTCCAGTTCGTCGTCCTTGAAGCGGTTCAACAGCGGATTCGACTTGAGCTCATTGCTGCTGCGGTCGCGGTACTGGAGGTTCAGGGACGCTCTTTTGAGTTCACTGGTGGCGATCTTCGAAGACGAGTGCGTCTGCCAGATCCGCTTGGTGAAGTACAGTGCGTCCCAGTGTTTCCGGTAGTCGTTCGCCGGTGCTGACGGGTTCTTCAATCGGGCCAGATCTCCCAGGTTCTCCACCGGCCAGGAGGGAACGGTGTCGTCCAGGGAGAGCAGGTAGAGCAGCAGTGTCGGAAAGTCGCGGCCGGGAAAGGGCAAGGGGGAGTGGAAAGTCACGGCCGGATCGGTTGCCGACGATTCCATCTCACGTCGGAAATCCTCCGAGGCGACTACGTCGTCCGCGACGACCTGCCCCAGCAGCCACCCCGCGTAGTTGATGCCGCTGCCGACGAGTTGGACCCGGTCGTCGGCGCCGAGGACGTCGCAGACCTCGCCGAAGTGGCAGGTGATGCGCAGCGGCACGCGCTCCGCCTTCGCCCACGAGATCAACTCGACGAGCAGGGTGACGGCAGGCTGCTGCCAGGCGGCCCGCCGGAAGGCCACGTGACCGCCGTCGCCCCCGGACGACCAGACGACCGCTCCCGGCTCGCATGATCCGATCGTTGCCGCCACGATCCGGTTGATCTTCTCGACCCGGTGGACCTGGTCGCGCGCACTCGTC
This portion of the Saccharothrix syringae genome encodes:
- a CDS encoding sensor histidine kinase, whose amino-acid sequence is MRWGGRGTIPALDLAAALAMVATAWLVGRQYAPTSWGADPVAYGLTAVVFLPFALRRRAPVLVLATSTAALAVFLALGYVQLALNFWGPVLLLYTVAALRPPRTTAACTAAVALTLLWAALVTGLPWYIAMAEAVVIPAVAWAMGNVGRELALRNRQLAVLTERLRTEQELRTERALTEERLRIARELHDVVAHHMSVIAVQTGLAKYVFDDDPPTARAAVDTIGATSREALREMRRLLMVLRTDDEPGDTALTLAHLPELVERTRAAGLPVTLDLAPPEVERLPPGLQLCAYRVVQEALTNVIKHAGLAATAVRVRREADRLTVRVANEPGPPSTGDAGTGHGLLTMTERAALYQGTLSAGPRADGGFVVELTLPITPDEKAPTI
- a CDS encoding response regulator, whose translation is MRGLPGATVLVVDDEVLIRAGLAALLRAAPGLEVVGEAADGHEAVALAAATRPDVVLMDIRMPGLDGIAATGRILADAPDPKPRVIVLTTFDLDEYVYAALRAGASGFLLKETEPHQVIAAVEAVAAGDVLFAPSVMQRLVEAYVRQPRRVPTPAPPGLGRLTPRELEILRLVATGRTNHEIADALTVSEATIKTHLNRTMTKLGLTSRAQAVVVAYETGLVIPRHQV
- a CDS encoding RICIN domain-containing protein codes for the protein MLALVGLVTAALLTPVNVVGGVALADGTSTYPRVIRLEHADAAHQGRILASTNTDDSGTIHESTDGGASFHPIATIRTEPGPGEWSGSSTLFEFPRQLGASPAGTLIWATSINAVRGGRDRPNPNSRIVAWKSTDHGRGWQRVPTPIVTGTAGHGVWEPEFAVTDAGELVVHFSDKTQQPRYGQVLARRKSVDGGQTWGPTVNTVAVDARADAELHLEDSPGMAVVRRLPNGTSVMAYEYCNLEPVAEGGHGCRVYTRTSPDGWDWGSVTDRGTVAKTADGRHFVHAPTLAWAPGGSPNGRLLLIGRLVRAADTEGDPDTGPAPVLHPQSGSTVFANSSNGLGRWYELDSPVRITGFGTDEAHTTCQNYSSPLLPSADGSRVLHLATDRVGDHCTAFFATGPTYGSSDAGGVSTAVTYQITNLKSGKCLTAEGNSTADGTRVVQQPCDSARPAQEFRAVARGGGLFSVAKAGSSKCLDVPNGNTSAAPGDLVRLWSCNSTGAQDWKPSGVGRSTYLFATGNDDGLCLDLPRGALDNGVQAQLWNCTGVGAQLWHLRVRGDS
- a CDS encoding tetratricopeptide repeat protein, encoding MTPGHNAHNSLTGDATVAVQAGAIHGDVHITTHASTRTVPRQLPADGGGLTGREDLLARLDALPPSGLVVLSGMAGVGKTALVLHWANRVIHEFPDGQLYVDLHGFGGGEPLRPQDALAAFLRALGYARPEELATVEERAAHFRTLMSGRRALVVLDNALSADHVRPLLPGPAGGVVVVISRHQLSGLVVQHAATALRVEPLAEDAGMTLLRAQIGDRARHPIAGTLVRLCAGLPLALRIVSERISRFPSTDLDGVVADLADEHARLDVLDTHDDDARSAVRTVFSWSVRSLPAPEARAFRLLGLHPGAEFSANAVAALLDDSHLTATTLLRSLARRHLVLDLGSDRFGLHDLLRIYARETCDLVDTVEDRQAAVVRLFDHYLHMADRVGRIVMPHRLRFPLSGRAAALLDIRDRQDALRWLDLERRNLEAMCAIDDPMLDGRRWQLAYALRDYYFLTKALDGWLTTHRQALLACVRANDPLAEARTRNNLGMVLVEMNELDEAVEHYRRALELFEELGDGHGRSNALANEAAVLRRRGEFAAALRNQKLALDWYRGSGAHRNVGITLRSMALVETELGHFDDAVEHIEEAVDIAIGLGSELDAAEGFGRLGRIRHRAGDHLLAEIAFRQAALHARSCGSKHEEARALQELGALAASAGDLDEARRRWNAALELYRASGSTEGSTVAEALARLPTSQ
- a CDS encoding TIR domain-containing protein, coding for MEAKARSSRLDELIDRIPVLDRLAQQVQIDDVAAGARTAKQLGDAYDEWFTSCLLLLPSDLREKFRFEYEGSVRTLQYRIKHFLHEPVKPRPKFFGGRQKRPSEHQGLLSYWQHPYTDRFKGPLTTQKQLLLEARARLDQQASSAEALSYREVQEEPVPEPDRDRTVFVIHGRDKKARRALFDFLRAIGLQPLEWSQVLAEVRQGSPKIGDALQAVLGKGRAVIVLATPDDVVQLKAEHADDEHDPETQPAGQARPNVIYETGMAMMLIPERTILVELGKVRRFTDLDGHFVVRLNNDPAPRKLLAQRLSDVGCAVDLRGSDWLEAGDLTPPVVTTNTGVASTPPVTGLRQTGDDGVQLGNFTVTPDHKVYGEAHNTGSSPQHLVLKVTFYDANRRILGTGSGAVNDLAPQQTKTFTLTTSDAVGGYQDYKVEVESAF
- a CDS encoding TIR domain-containing protein; the protein is MDFYKVAIVSCDIRGHSATSARDQVHRVEKINRIVAATIGSCEPGAVVWSSGGDGGHVAFRRAAWQQPAVTLLVELISWAKAERVPLRITCHFGEVCDVLGADDRVQLVGSGINYAGWLLGQVVADDVVASEDFRREMESSATDPAVTFHSPLPFPGRDFPTLLLYLLSLDDTVPSWPVENLGDLARLKNPSAPANDYRKHWDALYFTKRIWQTHSSSKIATSELKRASLNLQYRDRSSNELKSNPLLNRFKDDELESMLKLGQLVERTEGEFICRFDEPGDSLFVILRGQVGVYNSEGKGYHGDAAPMYPYDVGEIVGDFAFALGRHRTADLVALTDVSLLSFNNLDVQSKLLGDDDVGKAAATQFYAYISERILEHVSDNVSYLAGPKGNPIGPLTVGPDSPDDPLQPLRRYCELVPLTTFRVSLDNIAPQDRPKGLCILVAGTLRTETNHELDGREFPIIWIDLHDLQVPPRTYTNLASPLASPKILRIDPKDVDELTGRQKDALFKVLSRVGRRSEDDYRYDVFLCHSSEDKPVVLEVLKRLEEARLECWYDDKDMWPGDTTLSTIEYGVKHSRRILIFASRSYSKSAWTALETAIFTHLQVKNPVDRAIQILVIDQDFDVDDLPGSIRIKQRVEYLGPASIDRLIEVLRS